The following are from one region of the Hypanus sabinus isolate sHypSab1 chromosome 14, sHypSab1.hap1, whole genome shotgun sequence genome:
- the LOC132404356 gene encoding interleukin-8-like, producing the protein MNRATTVTILIFLLCAFSTQGIPILGTQGRCKCIRTTSAVIHPKLIKSLRYIPSGAHCEATEIIITLKNRKKVCIDPGAKWLRVLIAASEGARHSN; encoded by the exons ATGAACAGAGCGACCACCGTAACCatcctcatcttccttctctgtGCCTTTTCTACACAGG GTATTCCAATCCTGGGAACACAAGGACGGTGCAAGTGCATTAGGACTACCTCTGCTGTTATTCATCCAAAGCTCATAAAGAGCTTGAGATATATTCCCAGTGGAGCACACTGCGAAGCAACAGAGATAAT CATCACTCTGAAAAATAGGAAGAAAGTGTGCATTGATCCTGGCGCAAAATGGTTGCGCGTTCTCATAGCAGCCAGTGAAG GTGCCAGACACAGCAACTAA